In one window of Sardina pilchardus chromosome 23, fSarPil1.1, whole genome shotgun sequence DNA:
- the LOC134071680 gene encoding ubiquitin-protein ligase E3A-like isoform X6, translated as MKRAAAKHLIERYYHQLTEGCGNESCSNDCCASSPSFHRMDNNAAAVKALELYKVNAKLCDPHPSKKGTSSAYLENSSFNSAGRHNMACGNRKMNHKELHPVREDFKDVNFLTEEKVYEILESCGEKEDYSPLIRVIGRVFSSAEGLVQSFRHSKQHTKEELKSLQPKDEDKDEDEKEAATGGACSVSAMEEGGSTDLEASSSSRSGEGGDGQKVGPDEVSVDIEAVRRVYGRLLSNEKVEAAFLNALVYLSPNVECDLTYHNVYSRDPNYLNLFVIVMENGNLHSPEYLEIALPQFCKAMSKLPLPAQAKLARLWACYHADQIRRMMETFQQLITYKVISNEFNSRNLVNDDDAVVAATKCLKIVYYANVLGGDVDREHNEEEDEEPLPESSELTLQELLGEERRNKKGPRVDPLETELGARVSDCRRPLIPFEEFINEPLNDVLEMDKDYTFFKVETENKFSFMTCPFILNAVTKNLGLYYDNRIRMYSERRITVLYSLVQGQQLNPYLRLKVRRDHIIDDALVRLEMIAMENPADLKKQLYVEFEGEQGVDEGGVSKEFFQLVVEEIFNPDIGMFSYDESTRLFWFNPSSFENEGQFTLIGIVLGLAIYNNCILDVHFPMVVYRKLMGKKGTFRDLSDSHPVLSQSLKELMEYDGSVEEDMMITFQISQTDLFGNTLMYDLRENGDKIPVTNTNRKDFVAQYAEYMLNKSVEKQFKAFRRGFHMVTNESPLKYLFRPEEIELLICGSRQNLDFQALEETTEYDGGYSRDCRIIRDFWETLHSFGEEQKRLFLQFTTGTDRAPVGGLGKLKMIIAKNGPDTDRLPTSHTCFNVLLLPEYTTKEKLRDRLLKAITYAKGFGML; from the exons AT GAAGCGAGCAGCCGCCAAGCATCTCATTGAACGTTACTACCACCAGTTAACGGAAGGCTGTGGAAACGAGTCATGCAGCAATGACTGCTGTGCCTCCAGCCCGAGCTTCCACCGCATGGACAACAATGCAGCGGCGGTCAAAGCTCTGGAGCTCTACAAGGTCAACGCCAAACTGTGCGACCCCCACCCTTCTAAGAAGGGCACCAGCTCTGCTTACCTGGAGAACAGCTCCTTCAACAGCGCTGGCCGCCACAACATGGCGTGCGGTAACCGCAAGATGAACCACAAGGAACTGCACCCAGTTCGAGAGGATTTCAAAG ACGTGAACTTCCTGACGGAGGAGAAGGTCTACGAGATCCTGGAGAGCTGCGGCGAGAAAGAGGACTACTCTCCGCTGATCCGCGTCATCGGCCGCGTTTTCTCGAGCGCCGAGGGCCTGGTCCAGAGTTTCCGCCACTCCAAGCAGCACACCAAGGAGGAACTGAAGTCACTGCAGCCCAAAGACGAGGACAAGGACGAGGATGAGAAGGAGGCAGCCACGGGGGGTGCCTGCTCAGTGTCCGCCATGGAGGAAGGCGGCAGCACGGACCTGGAGGCGTCCTCGTCATCGCGGTCAGGCGAAGGGGGGGACGGGCAGAAGGTGGGCCCAGACGAGGTGTCGGTGGACATTGAAGCGGTCCGCCGCGTCTACGGCCGCCTCCTGTCCAACGAGAAGGTGGAGGCGGCCTTCCTGAACGCGCTGGTCTACCTGTCGCCCAACGTGGAGTGCGACCTCACCTACCACAACGTGTACTCGCGCGACCCCAACTACCTGAACCTCTTCGTCATCGTGATGGAGAACGGCAACCTGCACAGCCCCGAGTACCTGGAGATCGCGCTGCCGCAGTTCTGCAAGGCCATGAGCAAGCTGCCGCTCCCGGCACAGGCCAAGCTGGCGCGGCTGTGGGCGTGTTACCACGCCGACCAGATCCGGCGCATGATGGAGACCTTCCAGCAGCTCATCACCTACAAGGTCATCAGCAACGAGTTCAACAGCCGCAACCTGGTCAACGACGACGACGCCGTGGTGGCCGCCACCAAGTGCTTGAAGATTGTCTACTATGCAAACGTGCTCGGCGGAGACGTGGACAGAGAGCACAATGAGGAG GAGGACGAGGAGCCGTTGCCCGAGTCCAGCGAGCTGACGCTGCAGGAGCTGCTGGGCGAGGAGCGGCGCAACAAGAAGGGCCCGCGCGTGGACCCGCTGGAGACGGAGCTGGGCGCGCGCGTGTCCGACTGCCGCCGGCCGCTCATCCCCTTCGAGGAGTTCATCAACGAGCCGCTCAACGACGTGCTGGAGATGGACAAGGACTACACCTTCTTCAAGGTGGAGACCGAGAACAAGTTCTCCTTCATGACGTGTCCGTTCATCCTCAACGCCGTCACCAAGAACCTGGGGCTGTACTACGACAACCGCATCCGCATGTACAGCGAGCGGCGCATCACCGTGCTCTACAGCCTGGTGCAGGGCCAGCAGCTCAACCCCTACCTGCGGCTCAAAGTGCGGCGAGACCACATTATCGACGATGCGCTCGTCAGA CTTGAGATGATCGCCATGGAGAATCCTGCCGACTTGAAGAAGCAGCTGTACGTAGAGTTTGAAGGAGAGCAGGGTGTCGACGAGGGAGGCGTGTCCAAAGAGTTCTTCcagctggtggtggaggagatctTCAACCCAGATATCG GAATGTTCTCGTATGATGAAAGCACAAGGCTGTTTTGGTTTAACCCGTCATCGTTTGAAAACGAGGGCCAGTTCACTCTCATCGGGATCGTCCTGGGCCTGGCAATCTACAACAACTGCATCCTGGACGTTCACTTTCCCATGGTGGTCTACAGGAAGCTCATGGGCAAGAAGGGGACCTTCCGGGACCTGTCCGATTCACATCCA GTTTTGTCTCAGAGTTTGAAAGAGCTGATGGAGTATGATGGCTCAGTGGAGGAGGACATGATGATCACTTTCCAGATTTCCCAAACAGACCTTTTTGGAAACACCCTTATGTATGACTTACGAGAAAATGGTGACAAGATCCCTGTTACCAACACCAACAGAAAA gattTCGTGGCTCAGTATGCAGAGTACATGTTGAACAAGAGCGTGGAGAAGCAGTTCAAGGCCTTCAGGAGAGGATTCCACATGGTGACAAACGAGTCTCCCTTAAAGTATTTGTTTCGACCTGAAGAGATTGAGTTACTCATCTGTGGAAGCAGG CAGAACCTAGACTTTCAAGCACTTGAAGAAACCACAGAGTACGACGGAGGCTATAGTAGAGATTGCCGAATTATTAG GGACTTCTGGGAGACATTGCACTCGTTCGGTGAGGAGCAGAAGAGACTATTCCTGCAGTTCACGACAGGCACAGACAGAGCGCCTGTAGGAGGGCTGGGCAAACTCAAGATGATCATCGCCAAGAATGGACCTGACACCGACAG GTTACCCACGTCCCACACCTGCTTCAACGTGCTTCTCCTTCCCGAATACACAACCAAGGAGAAGCTGCGGGACAGACTGCTGAAGGCCATCACTTACGCCAAAGGCTTCGGCATGCTCTGA
- the LOC134071680 gene encoding ubiquitin-protein ligase E3A-like isoform X3 produces MKRAAAKHLIERYYHQLTEGCGNESCSNDCCASSPSFHRMDNNAAAVKALELYKVNAKLCDPHPSKKGTSSAYLENSSFNSAGRHNMACGNRKMNHKELHPVREDFKDVNFLTEEKVYEILESCGEKEDYSPLIRVIGRVFSSAEGLVQSFRHSKQHTKEELKSLQPKDEDKDEDEKEAATGGACSVSAMEEGGSTDLEASSSSRSGEGGDGQKVGPDEVSVDIEAVRRVYGRLLSNEKVEAAFLNALVYLSPNVECDLTYHNVYSRDPNYLNLFVIVMENGNLHSPEYLEIALPQFCKAMSKLPLPAQAKLARLWACYHADQIRRMMETFQQLITYKVISNEFNSRNLVNDDDAVVAATKCLKIVYYANVLGGDVDREHNEEEDEEPLPESSELTLQELLGEERRNKKGPRVDPLETELGARVSDCRRPLIPFEEFINEPLNDVLEMDKDYTFFKVETENKFSFMTCPFILNAVTKNLGLYYDNRIRMYSERRITVLYSLVQGQQLNPYLRLKVRRDHIIDDALVRLEMIAMENPADLKKQLYVEFEGEQGVDEGGVSKEFFQLVVEEIFNPDIGMFSYDESTRLFWFNPSSFENEGQFTLIGIVLGLAIYNNCILDVHFPMVVYRKLMGKKGTFRDLSDSHPVLSQSLKELMEYDGSVEEDMMITFQISQTDLFGNTLMYDLRENGDKIPVTNTNRKDFVAQYAEYMLNKSVEKQFKAFRRGFHMVTNESPLKYLFRPEEIELLICGSRNLDFQALEETTEYDGGYSRDCRIIRDFWETLHSFGEEQKRLFLQFTTGTDRAPVGGLGKLKMIIAKNGPDTDRLPTSHTCFNVLLLPEYTTKEKLRDRLLKAITYAKGFGML; encoded by the exons AT GAAGCGAGCAGCCGCCAAGCATCTCATTGAACGTTACTACCACCAGTTAACGGAAGGCTGTGGAAACGAGTCATGCAGCAATGACTGCTGTGCCTCCAGCCCGAGCTTCCACCGCATGGACAACAATGCAGCGGCGGTCAAAGCTCTGGAGCTCTACAAGGTCAACGCCAAACTGTGCGACCCCCACCCTTCTAAGAAGGGCACCAGCTCTGCTTACCTGGAGAACAGCTCCTTCAACAGCGCTGGCCGCCACAACATGGCGTGCGGTAACCGCAAGATGAACCACAAGGAACTGCACCCAGTTCGAGAGGATTTCAAAG ACGTGAACTTCCTGACGGAGGAGAAGGTCTACGAGATCCTGGAGAGCTGCGGCGAGAAAGAGGACTACTCTCCGCTGATCCGCGTCATCGGCCGCGTTTTCTCGAGCGCCGAGGGCCTGGTCCAGAGTTTCCGCCACTCCAAGCAGCACACCAAGGAGGAACTGAAGTCACTGCAGCCCAAAGACGAGGACAAGGACGAGGATGAGAAGGAGGCAGCCACGGGGGGTGCCTGCTCAGTGTCCGCCATGGAGGAAGGCGGCAGCACGGACCTGGAGGCGTCCTCGTCATCGCGGTCAGGCGAAGGGGGGGACGGGCAGAAGGTGGGCCCAGACGAGGTGTCGGTGGACATTGAAGCGGTCCGCCGCGTCTACGGCCGCCTCCTGTCCAACGAGAAGGTGGAGGCGGCCTTCCTGAACGCGCTGGTCTACCTGTCGCCCAACGTGGAGTGCGACCTCACCTACCACAACGTGTACTCGCGCGACCCCAACTACCTGAACCTCTTCGTCATCGTGATGGAGAACGGCAACCTGCACAGCCCCGAGTACCTGGAGATCGCGCTGCCGCAGTTCTGCAAGGCCATGAGCAAGCTGCCGCTCCCGGCACAGGCCAAGCTGGCGCGGCTGTGGGCGTGTTACCACGCCGACCAGATCCGGCGCATGATGGAGACCTTCCAGCAGCTCATCACCTACAAGGTCATCAGCAACGAGTTCAACAGCCGCAACCTGGTCAACGACGACGACGCCGTGGTGGCCGCCACCAAGTGCTTGAAGATTGTCTACTATGCAAACGTGCTCGGCGGAGACGTGGACAGAGAGCACAATGAGGAG GAGGACGAGGAGCCGTTGCCCGAGTCCAGCGAGCTGACGCTGCAGGAGCTGCTGGGCGAGGAGCGGCGCAACAAGAAGGGCCCGCGCGTGGACCCGCTGGAGACGGAGCTGGGCGCGCGCGTGTCCGACTGCCGCCGGCCGCTCATCCCCTTCGAGGAGTTCATCAACGAGCCGCTCAACGACGTGCTGGAGATGGACAAGGACTACACCTTCTTCAAGGTGGAGACCGAGAACAAGTTCTCCTTCATGACGTGTCCGTTCATCCTCAACGCCGTCACCAAGAACCTGGGGCTGTACTACGACAACCGCATCCGCATGTACAGCGAGCGGCGCATCACCGTGCTCTACAGCCTGGTGCAGGGCCAGCAGCTCAACCCCTACCTGCGGCTCAAAGTGCGGCGAGACCACATTATCGACGATGCGCTCGTCAGA CTTGAGATGATCGCCATGGAGAATCCTGCCGACTTGAAGAAGCAGCTGTACGTAGAGTTTGAAGGAGAGCAGGGTGTCGACGAGGGAGGCGTGTCCAAAGAGTTCTTCcagctggtggtggaggagatctTCAACCCAGATATCG GAATGTTCTCGTATGATGAAAGCACAAGGCTGTTTTGGTTTAACCCGTCATCGTTTGAAAACGAGGGCCAGTTCACTCTCATCGGGATCGTCCTGGGCCTGGCAATCTACAACAACTGCATCCTGGACGTTCACTTTCCCATGGTGGTCTACAGGAAGCTCATGGGCAAGAAGGGGACCTTCCGGGACCTGTCCGATTCACATCCA GTTTTGTCTCAGAGTTTGAAAGAGCTGATGGAGTATGATGGCTCAGTGGAGGAGGACATGATGATCACTTTCCAGATTTCCCAAACAGACCTTTTTGGAAACACCCTTATGTATGACTTACGAGAAAATGGTGACAAGATCCCTGTTACCAACACCAACAGAAAA gattTCGTGGCTCAGTATGCAGAGTACATGTTGAACAAGAGCGTGGAGAAGCAGTTCAAGGCCTTCAGGAGAGGATTCCACATGGTGACAAACGAGTCTCCCTTAAAGTATTTGTTTCGACCTGAAGAGATTGAGTTACTCATCTGTGGAAGCAGG AACCTAGACTTTCAAGCACTTGAAGAAACCACAGAGTACGACGGAGGCTATAGTAGAGATTGCCGAATTATTAG GGACTTCTGGGAGACATTGCACTCGTTCGGTGAGGAGCAGAAGAGACTATTCCTGCAGTTCACGACAGGCACAGACAGAGCGCCTGTAGGAGGGCTGGGCAAACTCAAGATGATCATCGCCAAGAATGGACCTGACACCGACAG GTTACCCACGTCCCACACCTGCTTCAACGTGCTTCTCCTTCCCGAATACACAACCAAGGAGAAGCTGCGGGACAGACTGCTGAAGGCCATCACTTACGCCAAAGGCTTCGGCATGCTCTGA
- the LOC134071680 gene encoding ubiquitin-protein ligase E3A-like isoform X1 produces the protein MNSDEKEDCECAPPQAESNPTGGYDRLQAESIFENAEASRMKRAAAKHLIERYYHQLTEGCGNESCSNDCCASSPSFHRMDNNAAAVKALELYKVNAKLCDPHPSKKGTSSAYLENSSFNSAGRHNMACGNRKMNHKELHPVREDFKDVNFLTEEKVYEILESCGEKEDYSPLIRVIGRVFSSAEGLVQSFRHSKQHTKEELKSLQPKDEDKDEDEKEAATGGACSVSAMEEGGSTDLEASSSSRSGEGGDGQKVGPDEVSVDIEAVRRVYGRLLSNEKVEAAFLNALVYLSPNVECDLTYHNVYSRDPNYLNLFVIVMENGNLHSPEYLEIALPQFCKAMSKLPLPAQAKLARLWACYHADQIRRMMETFQQLITYKVISNEFNSRNLVNDDDAVVAATKCLKIVYYANVLGGDVDREHNEEEDEEPLPESSELTLQELLGEERRNKKGPRVDPLETELGARVSDCRRPLIPFEEFINEPLNDVLEMDKDYTFFKVETENKFSFMTCPFILNAVTKNLGLYYDNRIRMYSERRITVLYSLVQGQQLNPYLRLKVRRDHIIDDALVRLEMIAMENPADLKKQLYVEFEGEQGVDEGGVSKEFFQLVVEEIFNPDIGMFSYDESTRLFWFNPSSFENEGQFTLIGIVLGLAIYNNCILDVHFPMVVYRKLMGKKGTFRDLSDSHPVLSQSLKELMEYDGSVEEDMMITFQISQTDLFGNTLMYDLRENGDKIPVTNTNRKDFVAQYAEYMLNKSVEKQFKAFRRGFHMVTNESPLKYLFRPEEIELLICGSRQNLDFQALEETTEYDGGYSRDCRIIRDFWETLHSFGEEQKRLFLQFTTGTDRAPVGGLGKLKMIIAKNGPDTDRLPTSHTCFNVLLLPEYTTKEKLRDRLLKAITYAKGFGML, from the exons ATGAATTCCGACGAGAAGGAGGACTGTGAGTGTGCGCCACCACAGGCCGAATCCAACCCCACAGGAGGATACGACAG ATTACAAGCGGAGTCCATCTTTGAAAACGCAGAAGCAAGCCGAAT GAAGCGAGCAGCCGCCAAGCATCTCATTGAACGTTACTACCACCAGTTAACGGAAGGCTGTGGAAACGAGTCATGCAGCAATGACTGCTGTGCCTCCAGCCCGAGCTTCCACCGCATGGACAACAATGCAGCGGCGGTCAAAGCTCTGGAGCTCTACAAGGTCAACGCCAAACTGTGCGACCCCCACCCTTCTAAGAAGGGCACCAGCTCTGCTTACCTGGAGAACAGCTCCTTCAACAGCGCTGGCCGCCACAACATGGCGTGCGGTAACCGCAAGATGAACCACAAGGAACTGCACCCAGTTCGAGAGGATTTCAAAG ACGTGAACTTCCTGACGGAGGAGAAGGTCTACGAGATCCTGGAGAGCTGCGGCGAGAAAGAGGACTACTCTCCGCTGATCCGCGTCATCGGCCGCGTTTTCTCGAGCGCCGAGGGCCTGGTCCAGAGTTTCCGCCACTCCAAGCAGCACACCAAGGAGGAACTGAAGTCACTGCAGCCCAAAGACGAGGACAAGGACGAGGATGAGAAGGAGGCAGCCACGGGGGGTGCCTGCTCAGTGTCCGCCATGGAGGAAGGCGGCAGCACGGACCTGGAGGCGTCCTCGTCATCGCGGTCAGGCGAAGGGGGGGACGGGCAGAAGGTGGGCCCAGACGAGGTGTCGGTGGACATTGAAGCGGTCCGCCGCGTCTACGGCCGCCTCCTGTCCAACGAGAAGGTGGAGGCGGCCTTCCTGAACGCGCTGGTCTACCTGTCGCCCAACGTGGAGTGCGACCTCACCTACCACAACGTGTACTCGCGCGACCCCAACTACCTGAACCTCTTCGTCATCGTGATGGAGAACGGCAACCTGCACAGCCCCGAGTACCTGGAGATCGCGCTGCCGCAGTTCTGCAAGGCCATGAGCAAGCTGCCGCTCCCGGCACAGGCCAAGCTGGCGCGGCTGTGGGCGTGTTACCACGCCGACCAGATCCGGCGCATGATGGAGACCTTCCAGCAGCTCATCACCTACAAGGTCATCAGCAACGAGTTCAACAGCCGCAACCTGGTCAACGACGACGACGCCGTGGTGGCCGCCACCAAGTGCTTGAAGATTGTCTACTATGCAAACGTGCTCGGCGGAGACGTGGACAGAGAGCACAATGAGGAG GAGGACGAGGAGCCGTTGCCCGAGTCCAGCGAGCTGACGCTGCAGGAGCTGCTGGGCGAGGAGCGGCGCAACAAGAAGGGCCCGCGCGTGGACCCGCTGGAGACGGAGCTGGGCGCGCGCGTGTCCGACTGCCGCCGGCCGCTCATCCCCTTCGAGGAGTTCATCAACGAGCCGCTCAACGACGTGCTGGAGATGGACAAGGACTACACCTTCTTCAAGGTGGAGACCGAGAACAAGTTCTCCTTCATGACGTGTCCGTTCATCCTCAACGCCGTCACCAAGAACCTGGGGCTGTACTACGACAACCGCATCCGCATGTACAGCGAGCGGCGCATCACCGTGCTCTACAGCCTGGTGCAGGGCCAGCAGCTCAACCCCTACCTGCGGCTCAAAGTGCGGCGAGACCACATTATCGACGATGCGCTCGTCAGA CTTGAGATGATCGCCATGGAGAATCCTGCCGACTTGAAGAAGCAGCTGTACGTAGAGTTTGAAGGAGAGCAGGGTGTCGACGAGGGAGGCGTGTCCAAAGAGTTCTTCcagctggtggtggaggagatctTCAACCCAGATATCG GAATGTTCTCGTATGATGAAAGCACAAGGCTGTTTTGGTTTAACCCGTCATCGTTTGAAAACGAGGGCCAGTTCACTCTCATCGGGATCGTCCTGGGCCTGGCAATCTACAACAACTGCATCCTGGACGTTCACTTTCCCATGGTGGTCTACAGGAAGCTCATGGGCAAGAAGGGGACCTTCCGGGACCTGTCCGATTCACATCCA GTTTTGTCTCAGAGTTTGAAAGAGCTGATGGAGTATGATGGCTCAGTGGAGGAGGACATGATGATCACTTTCCAGATTTCCCAAACAGACCTTTTTGGAAACACCCTTATGTATGACTTACGAGAAAATGGTGACAAGATCCCTGTTACCAACACCAACAGAAAA gattTCGTGGCTCAGTATGCAGAGTACATGTTGAACAAGAGCGTGGAGAAGCAGTTCAAGGCCTTCAGGAGAGGATTCCACATGGTGACAAACGAGTCTCCCTTAAAGTATTTGTTTCGACCTGAAGAGATTGAGTTACTCATCTGTGGAAGCAGG CAGAACCTAGACTTTCAAGCACTTGAAGAAACCACAGAGTACGACGGAGGCTATAGTAGAGATTGCCGAATTATTAG GGACTTCTGGGAGACATTGCACTCGTTCGGTGAGGAGCAGAAGAGACTATTCCTGCAGTTCACGACAGGCACAGACAGAGCGCCTGTAGGAGGGCTGGGCAAACTCAAGATGATCATCGCCAAGAATGGACCTGACACCGACAG GTTACCCACGTCCCACACCTGCTTCAACGTGCTTCTCCTTCCCGAATACACAACCAAGGAGAAGCTGCGGGACAGACTGCTGAAGGCCATCACTTACGCCAAAGGCTTCGGCATGCTCTGA
- the LOC134071680 gene encoding ubiquitin-protein ligase E3A-like isoform X4, producing the protein MNSDEKEDCECAPPQAESNPTGGYDRKRAAAKHLIERYYHQLTEGCGNESCSNDCCASSPSFHRMDNNAAAVKALELYKVNAKLCDPHPSKKGTSSAYLENSSFNSAGRHNMACGNRKMNHKELHPVREDFKDVNFLTEEKVYEILESCGEKEDYSPLIRVIGRVFSSAEGLVQSFRHSKQHTKEELKSLQPKDEDKDEDEKEAATGGACSVSAMEEGGSTDLEASSSSRSGEGGDGQKVGPDEVSVDIEAVRRVYGRLLSNEKVEAAFLNALVYLSPNVECDLTYHNVYSRDPNYLNLFVIVMENGNLHSPEYLEIALPQFCKAMSKLPLPAQAKLARLWACYHADQIRRMMETFQQLITYKVISNEFNSRNLVNDDDAVVAATKCLKIVYYANVLGGDVDREHNEEEDEEPLPESSELTLQELLGEERRNKKGPRVDPLETELGARVSDCRRPLIPFEEFINEPLNDVLEMDKDYTFFKVETENKFSFMTCPFILNAVTKNLGLYYDNRIRMYSERRITVLYSLVQGQQLNPYLRLKVRRDHIIDDALVRLEMIAMENPADLKKQLYVEFEGEQGVDEGGVSKEFFQLVVEEIFNPDIGMFSYDESTRLFWFNPSSFENEGQFTLIGIVLGLAIYNNCILDVHFPMVVYRKLMGKKGTFRDLSDSHPVLSQSLKELMEYDGSVEEDMMITFQISQTDLFGNTLMYDLRENGDKIPVTNTNRKDFVAQYAEYMLNKSVEKQFKAFRRGFHMVTNESPLKYLFRPEEIELLICGSRQNLDFQALEETTEYDGGYSRDCRIIRDFWETLHSFGEEQKRLFLQFTTGTDRAPVGGLGKLKMIIAKNGPDTDRLPTSHTCFNVLLLPEYTTKEKLRDRLLKAITYAKGFGML; encoded by the exons ATGAATTCCGACGAGAAGGAGGACTGTGAGTGTGCGCCACCACAGGCCGAATCCAACCCCACAGGAGGATACGACAG GAAGCGAGCAGCCGCCAAGCATCTCATTGAACGTTACTACCACCAGTTAACGGAAGGCTGTGGAAACGAGTCATGCAGCAATGACTGCTGTGCCTCCAGCCCGAGCTTCCACCGCATGGACAACAATGCAGCGGCGGTCAAAGCTCTGGAGCTCTACAAGGTCAACGCCAAACTGTGCGACCCCCACCCTTCTAAGAAGGGCACCAGCTCTGCTTACCTGGAGAACAGCTCCTTCAACAGCGCTGGCCGCCACAACATGGCGTGCGGTAACCGCAAGATGAACCACAAGGAACTGCACCCAGTTCGAGAGGATTTCAAAG ACGTGAACTTCCTGACGGAGGAGAAGGTCTACGAGATCCTGGAGAGCTGCGGCGAGAAAGAGGACTACTCTCCGCTGATCCGCGTCATCGGCCGCGTTTTCTCGAGCGCCGAGGGCCTGGTCCAGAGTTTCCGCCACTCCAAGCAGCACACCAAGGAGGAACTGAAGTCACTGCAGCCCAAAGACGAGGACAAGGACGAGGATGAGAAGGAGGCAGCCACGGGGGGTGCCTGCTCAGTGTCCGCCATGGAGGAAGGCGGCAGCACGGACCTGGAGGCGTCCTCGTCATCGCGGTCAGGCGAAGGGGGGGACGGGCAGAAGGTGGGCCCAGACGAGGTGTCGGTGGACATTGAAGCGGTCCGCCGCGTCTACGGCCGCCTCCTGTCCAACGAGAAGGTGGAGGCGGCCTTCCTGAACGCGCTGGTCTACCTGTCGCCCAACGTGGAGTGCGACCTCACCTACCACAACGTGTACTCGCGCGACCCCAACTACCTGAACCTCTTCGTCATCGTGATGGAGAACGGCAACCTGCACAGCCCCGAGTACCTGGAGATCGCGCTGCCGCAGTTCTGCAAGGCCATGAGCAAGCTGCCGCTCCCGGCACAGGCCAAGCTGGCGCGGCTGTGGGCGTGTTACCACGCCGACCAGATCCGGCGCATGATGGAGACCTTCCAGCAGCTCATCACCTACAAGGTCATCAGCAACGAGTTCAACAGCCGCAACCTGGTCAACGACGACGACGCCGTGGTGGCCGCCACCAAGTGCTTGAAGATTGTCTACTATGCAAACGTGCTCGGCGGAGACGTGGACAGAGAGCACAATGAGGAG GAGGACGAGGAGCCGTTGCCCGAGTCCAGCGAGCTGACGCTGCAGGAGCTGCTGGGCGAGGAGCGGCGCAACAAGAAGGGCCCGCGCGTGGACCCGCTGGAGACGGAGCTGGGCGCGCGCGTGTCCGACTGCCGCCGGCCGCTCATCCCCTTCGAGGAGTTCATCAACGAGCCGCTCAACGACGTGCTGGAGATGGACAAGGACTACACCTTCTTCAAGGTGGAGACCGAGAACAAGTTCTCCTTCATGACGTGTCCGTTCATCCTCAACGCCGTCACCAAGAACCTGGGGCTGTACTACGACAACCGCATCCGCATGTACAGCGAGCGGCGCATCACCGTGCTCTACAGCCTGGTGCAGGGCCAGCAGCTCAACCCCTACCTGCGGCTCAAAGTGCGGCGAGACCACATTATCGACGATGCGCTCGTCAGA CTTGAGATGATCGCCATGGAGAATCCTGCCGACTTGAAGAAGCAGCTGTACGTAGAGTTTGAAGGAGAGCAGGGTGTCGACGAGGGAGGCGTGTCCAAAGAGTTCTTCcagctggtggtggaggagatctTCAACCCAGATATCG GAATGTTCTCGTATGATGAAAGCACAAGGCTGTTTTGGTTTAACCCGTCATCGTTTGAAAACGAGGGCCAGTTCACTCTCATCGGGATCGTCCTGGGCCTGGCAATCTACAACAACTGCATCCTGGACGTTCACTTTCCCATGGTGGTCTACAGGAAGCTCATGGGCAAGAAGGGGACCTTCCGGGACCTGTCCGATTCACATCCA GTTTTGTCTCAGAGTTTGAAAGAGCTGATGGAGTATGATGGCTCAGTGGAGGAGGACATGATGATCACTTTCCAGATTTCCCAAACAGACCTTTTTGGAAACACCCTTATGTATGACTTACGAGAAAATGGTGACAAGATCCCTGTTACCAACACCAACAGAAAA gattTCGTGGCTCAGTATGCAGAGTACATGTTGAACAAGAGCGTGGAGAAGCAGTTCAAGGCCTTCAGGAGAGGATTCCACATGGTGACAAACGAGTCTCCCTTAAAGTATTTGTTTCGACCTGAAGAGATTGAGTTACTCATCTGTGGAAGCAGG CAGAACCTAGACTTTCAAGCACTTGAAGAAACCACAGAGTACGACGGAGGCTATAGTAGAGATTGCCGAATTATTAG GGACTTCTGGGAGACATTGCACTCGTTCGGTGAGGAGCAGAAGAGACTATTCCTGCAGTTCACGACAGGCACAGACAGAGCGCCTGTAGGAGGGCTGGGCAAACTCAAGATGATCATCGCCAAGAATGGACCTGACACCGACAG GTTACCCACGTCCCACACCTGCTTCAACGTGCTTCTCCTTCCCGAATACACAACCAAGGAGAAGCTGCGGGACAGACTGCTGAAGGCCATCACTTACGCCAAAGGCTTCGGCATGCTCTGA